One window of the Trifolium pratense cultivar HEN17-A07 linkage group LG2, ARS_RC_1.1, whole genome shotgun sequence genome contains the following:
- the LOC123911157 gene encoding pentatricopeptide repeat-containing protein At5g39680-like: MAVASYSRYASLEDLLHLLKFSADAKYLNFGKTIHTQLLIRNQSSYRQSHIVQINSLINLYVKCSKLCLARYLFDEMPIRNVVSYNALMGGYLHSGEHLEVISLFKNMVSSFQNDVLPNEYVFTTVLSACSHSRRVFEGMQCHGYLFKFGLVFHHYVKSALVHMYSKCFHVDLALQVLDSEHGSNNDAFCYNSVLNALVESRRWAEAVDVLGRMVDDCAVWDNVTYVSVMGLCGQIRDLRLGLQLHAQLLKGGLVFDVFVGSMLVDMYGKCGDVLNVRKVFDGLQNRNVVVWTSVMTAYLQNGDFEETLNLLTCMDQEGTMPNEFTFAVLLNACAGIAALKHGDILHGRVEKLGFKNHVIVGNTLINMYSKSGSIDSSYNVFFDMMHRNIITWNAMICGYSQHGLGKQALLVFQDMVSTGECPNHVTFVGVLSACAHLALVKEGFYYLNQLMKHFKIEPGLEHYTCVVAVLCRAGLLEEAENFMKTTQVKWDVVSWRVLLNACNVHRNYSLGKQIAETILQMDPRDVGTYTLLSNMYAKARSWDGVTTIRKLMRERNVKKEPGVSWLEIRNVVHVFASDGSSHPECIQIYKKVQILLEMIKQLGYVPNIEAVLHDVEDEQKESYLNYHSEKLAIAYGLMKIPSPAPIHVIKNLRICDDCHTAVKLISKVTNRLIIVRDASRFHHFRDGTCTCSDHW, encoded by the coding sequence ATGGCAGTCGCTTCTTATTCAAGGTATGCATCACTTGAAGACCTTTTACACCTCTTAAAATTCTCTGCTGATGCTAAATATCTAAACTTTGGCAAAACCATCCATACCCAGTTGCTCATTCGCAACCAATCTTCATACCGCCAATCTCACATTGTTCAAATTAACTCCCTAATCAATCTCTATGTTAAATGTTCCAAACTCTGTTTGGCACGTTACCTGTTCGATGAAATGCCAATTAGAAACGTTGTTTCTTATAATGCTTTAATGGGTGGTTATTTACATAGTGGTGAACACTTGGAAGTTATTTCACTCTTCAAAAATATGGTTTCGTCCTTTCAAAATGATGTTTTACCGAATGAGTATGTGTTTACCACTGTTCTTTCTGCTTGTTCTCATAGTCGGAGAGTTTTTGAAGGGATGCAGTGTCATGGGTATTTGTTTAAATTTGGGTTGGTTTTTCATCATTATGTGAAAAGCGCTCTTGTTCATATGTACTCGAAGTGTTTTCATGTTGATTTAGCATTGCAGGTTTTGGATAGTGAGCATGGTAGTAATAATGATGCATTTTGTTATAACTCTGTGTTGAATGCGCTTGTGGAGTCTCGGCGTTGGGCCGAAGCCGTGGATGTTTTGGGGAGAATGGTGGATGACTGTGCGGTTTGGGACAATGTTACATATGTTAGTGTCATGGGACTTTGTGGTCAGATTAGAGATTTGCGATTGGGTTTGCAACTTCATGCACAGTTGTTGAAAGGAGGTTTggtgtttgatgtatttgttgGTAGCATGTTGGTAGACATGTACGGAAAATGTGGCGATGTTTTGAATGTGAGGAAAGTTTTTGACGGTTTACAAAATCGGAATGTGGTGGTGTGGACATCCGTCATGACCGCTTACTTGCAGAATGGCGATTTTGAGGAGACGTTGAATCTTCTTACATGTATGGATCAAGAAGGTACTATGCCCAACGAGTTCACTTTTGCAGTTTTGCTTAATGCTTGTGCAGGTATAGCAGCACTCAAACATGGCGATATATTGCATGGTAGGGTTGAGAAGTTAGGTTTTAAGAATCATGTAATTGTCGGAAACACTTTGATAAATATGTATTCCAAGAGTGGCAGCATTGATTCCTCATATAATGTGTTCTTTGATATGATGCATCGAAATATTATCACTTGGAATGCTATGATATGTGGGTATTCCCAACATGGACTTGGTAAACAAGCTTTGCTAGTGTTTCAAGACATGGTTTCTACTGGAGAATGTCCAAACCATGTAACCTTTGTTGGTGTTCTATCCGCCTGTGCTCATTTGGCTCTTGTGAAAGAAGGATTTTACTATTTGAATCAGCTAATGAAACATTTTAAGATCGAGCCAGGCTTGGAGCACTACACCTGTGTGGTCGCGGTTTTGTGCCGAGCTGGTCTACTTGAAGAGGCTGAGAATTTCATGAAGACAACACAAGTGAAGTGGGATGTTGTTTCCTGGCGAGTATTGCTTAATGCATGTAATGTTCATCGAAATTATAGCTTGGGGAAACAAATTGCAGAAACTATCTTACAGATGGACCCTCGTGATGTGGGGACATATACATTGCTATCAAATATGTATGCAAAGGCACGTAGCTGGGACGGGGTCACAACAATTAGGAAACTGATGAGGGAAAGAAATGTTAAGAAGGAACCTGGAGTAAGTTGGTTAGAGATAAGAAATGTTGTCCACGTCTTTGCTTCAGATGGAAGCAGTCATCCAGAGTGTATTCAAATTTACAAAAAGGTTCAAATATTATTGGAAATGATTAAGCAATTGGGATATGTGCCGAATATTGAAGCTGTACTGCATGATGTGGAAGATGAACAGAAGGAAAGTTATCTTAATTATCACAGTGAGAAGCTCGCCATAGCATATGGCCTCATGAAAATACCTTCTCCGGCACCCATCCACGTAATTAAAAACCTTCGGATATGTGATGATTGTCACACTGCTGTAAAACTAATATCAAAGGTCACAAACAGGTTGATAATTGTTAGAGATGCTAGCCGGTTCCATCATTTTCGTGATGGGACCTGTACTTGTTCTGACCACTGGTAG